The Rhipicephalus microplus isolate Deutch F79 chromosome 4, USDA_Rmic, whole genome shotgun sequence sequence CCGTTCCAGAACTGCTTCAGCTCACCGCGGCACCAAGCGAAGAGAGTGACCGGCAAAAGGACGCCCGGAACCAGATACAGAAGCGCCGGCTGACCGCTGTCCATGATCTGTCCCATGTAGAATGTGAACACCAAGCATGCGCTGTAAGCTGCGAACGTTTGAACAAAACGAGATGGAAACGAAATTATTTGCGCATTTCATTGAACCACAGTCAAATACAGACAGTTCCGATAGCTTTGCAACTGTAAAATAGTCAGAGCGTTGTGGCCAGTATTCATAACTGGTAATCCGTACCTATAGGGGCCCTTAAACAACCCAGAAGTTGAAATTTAGGTAAGGTGGTGCAGTTGTGCATGAGTCTGGAACAAACACACAGCCACAATCTTCCTTCAATATAGTGCCGTAGTAGCGGAGTTACCAGCGTTTGATGATCCAAAAGCAGTCATCGCTTCTTTCACTCTTTCTTTTACTCCGTTCGTCGGCTCCTCTCTGCTCCTCGCAGAGTGCTCCTCATCTCACAACGAGCAGGAGCTGCTGGGACCGTGTGAATCCGCGAGCAGACAAGTCCTTGAATTGACCCGGAAGAGCTCGTCCTGAAGGGTAGTGTCGTCCTCGATCCCCTGGCACCGTGTGGCTTTCCCAGATTGGTGCCCCCACCTCCCCCTACCCAAGATCTTTGCCGACCTTCTCCCGATATTTTCTCCCTATTCTATCTGCTTTTTCTGTCACGCCTGCTTGGCCGAGTGCTCGCAGTCTTTTATCATTTAACTTGtctttactcccccccccccccgcaaacaagcttgatatgtagagtttaacgtcccaaaaccaccatatgattagagagacgccgtagtggggggctccggaaacttcgaccccctgggtttttttaacgtgcacccaaatctgagcgcacgggcccacaacatttccccctccatcggaaatgcagccgccgcagccgggattcgagcccgcgacctgcgggtcagcagccgagttcctcagccactagaccaccgcggcgcttACAACAAGCTTAGCCGTGTCACCTCATAAGGTAGGCAGAAATTAGCACACTTTTTCATTTCCTTCAAGCACCACTCATGTTCAAGCACCACCCTGTTGTTGATGGCATGAGATACACCTGATGACGACACAACAACGTTGGAGATACCTTAAGGCGAAAGTTTAGTGCCACCCCCGCTACTCGTAGCCCTGCCGCGTTTGACATTGTATTTCCATGGCATTTTGTACTAGAGTCATTACATGTGCTTATAGTGGAAACGTTTTAATATTGGAAGTGGTTCTGTGCCCTTTAATGAGACATCTATAACTTTTTTTCACCTTTTCGATGAAGTTGGGCAGCAATGTTTGTGAGACCCAGGGACTTACAGATTATGGCTAGGAGGAAGTACCAGGGCCTTTGCTTCACTATGTCGTCGTACGAGCGGCAGTAGGCGATTGTAAAACCTGGAAGGTGCGGTATAAAACGAAACATTGTGTGTACTGCGAAGAAGTAAAACTCACAAAGTAATATAGCCCACAACAATCATTAAGGGGCACGCTTAGAACTCCTAGTGCAATGAATAATGGCAGAAAAGCAAGTCACCTGGAATAACGATGTCTCCGTATCCGAGCACAGTTGATTGGTCTCTACAGGCGGTCGCGTCACCAGTGAGGAATAGCGGCACACGCATGAGTACTGGTAGGTCTTGAACGCCTCTCGAGACGCTCTCCATCACGCTCACGTCTTTCTGTACAACAGGGTCAGTGAGAAAGGCTTCAATTTTCGCTCTAAACTGAATCCCAAAGTCACCTCGTCCAGGCACAATACATAGAAGCAAAAATGCGGGGGTAATGGCTGAGCTTTTGAGTAGACATCTTGTTTGCGTAAGAAGGCTTCTGTTTTTCGTTTCAACATCCTCAGTGTCAAATTTATGCGTAATATGGAGTACTTGAAACAAGTAAAAAAGTGTCTCTTAACATTAACAGATGAACTACAAACAACTTTTTGTTGTTTATCTACTATTGCGACTACTGCTTTCTTCTGTATTGAGTCTATTGTTCTTTTAACAAAGTGTCTTATTGTTATTGCTTCCCTTACATAATGCCTGACGCCAGGCTTTCATGGTAGATAAATGTGGAAAAATATGTGTAGCTTTGAGGATTCGGCAAACGTATTAAGACCTTTACTGTCCCGAATTATCTATACACTAGCAATGCTTTCAGAACAGTTTCATTCTAGGAGTATTTTGACCAGAAATCTTGTATTCCTTACTTTGTTTGTGCAGAAAATATTATTCACACACCATCTGCCTTGAGGCGTACAATTTTTGCTGTCCTAATGCAACGTTTGTAAAAGCCAGCTAGCTCGAATTGACAGACTTGACAAAGTTTCGTGCTCATTACTAGCCTTCCCATCCATTTAACTATTTTCATCTAAATCCATGCGTGTAGTTGAAGCTATTGTTACCTGCGAGGTGGCAGGTGAGCACACATTCGTCATGAAGCATGCACAAACGAATTTTATACAGACAAGAACAAAAGAAATTTCATCAAAGAATGAACCAATAAACGCGCATTTATAAAGTCCAAGTGTTGTTTATAGGTGTATTCATTACTCATTCGACAAGGATGAGCACTGCGATGCGGTGAGGTTAAACTCCCAAATGAATAACATTTAAGGAAATTAGAaaatacaatattcccacgctaTGGAAATATTACTATACAATCGAAACAAGACAGACATTAGGGGAGTACGGAAGCTTGAAGAGGACAAAAAAGGGGCCTTTGAGTAGAAATGTCACTGAAGGCTTCACGACCGTCCCGGTTCGAGACTTTTATTTAGGAATTTATTGTGATAGAAAACATCACGAATAActaggcaaaaaaagaaacaaaatgtcGGACTTCACTTACCATTATCAAGGATGTGATGAACACCATAAATATGTCGTCGAAGAACATCAAAATAGATATAAACGTAATAACctgtgaaaaaaacaaagaacaaagtaCATGTTTTTGTGGTTTCTTATTGGAGCAGTGACATCAACTTTACGCATGACGCAATTTTTGCATCAAAGCGTAGTTACCGAGCCCCTAGTAATGATTCGGTGCTAATAATGCAACAGAGGGACGAAATATTATATGTAATATCGAATAGTATGAGCAGTATCGAATTCAATTCGAAACGGGTGCATAGCCCGCCAATTTTAAGCGTTGTAAGCGATCACCTTCTGCGGTTCGCCACACCTGATCACGTGGCCAGACGAAATGGCGACCCGAGTTTCAGTTGACGTTTCGTCTGCGCAGCGCGCACGTGCGTAGGCATGTCTTCACCACCTCACTGTAATGGCCACCGTGATCAGCGGCCACAAGTGACCATGAAAACACTGAGGAATGTGGAATAGCGGTGATGTGGCGTGGCGAATCGTTTTCGGTTCGATTCTTTTCAGAGCAGCGATTCTGAAATCGACGCCGAACCGAGCAACGGCGAGGCAGCTGGAGACGCACGCTTGGGCCACGCTGACTGGCCAGACATGAACACCGCGTGTGTGTTACTCGTTCGCGATGACCGTAGCTTCAAATAATCACATTCACACTCACGACTCCACTACAATTTCTCCGAAGCAGCACAACGAAAACGCAGGATTGACACGAACACACTGCATGAACTATTTCACTATAGCACGAACCAAGCAAAACAGAGCTGGCGGAACCGTTGCCAGGCAGCCAGGCATTGCCGCCAGACGGTACCACATTTACACACCACGAAGACAACACTAAAGGTATCGACGTTATCGCTGCTCATTCATTGTCAATCCGCGCCTGAGGTGTGATCCAGGAGCTCGCTGAACGCGTCAAAATACTGTCGATGCCTCATGGCCGGTAGTGCACCGTTGAGCCTTTGAACGCTCTTTGCTCTCTTTACGCGCTGCAAGAACTTTAATATGgacggtttcaaggtcacaagcgttgtacaacaaaaaaaaaattctggtcacgttatttaccagctcctaacgtcgaaaggGAAATCACGTTTTCAAGTTCTTCAAATGTAAAAAATATAtctctttagtttttcagataaaaggaacgtgcgtaatTTCGATGCCTCATGGCCGGGAATGCGCCTTTGAGCCTTTGGACGCTCTTTGCGCTCGAAATAGAATAACTTCTGCGCAACTGATGCCAGTCATACTTCGCTGAAAAAACTTATACATACTAAGTAATTGAATTAACGCCACACTTCCAGTTTCAAATTCGGTGTCACTGCTCCTTAAAATTTGCGTTGTCCCGATATGTGTGCATGGTACCTTCATTTTCAGAAGTTTTGTCGTGTCAATGGATAATATACTCAAGGAATCGCAAGAACGAGGGcttaaaacttgtttttttttttcacaaagctttttttttgtagcggaACACATCGGTGACCAAAAACGAACATTTGACATGAGTTCTGCAATAGTGATACCGCTCATTAAAACTGTTCGAATCGTTCAGCACGGTTTTACGACTTGCTACTTGCTGCTTCGTCGTATTACGCCACAGATCATCTATCTATACAATGTTGTAAAATCGGTAATATCACGGCGCATTCCTATCGTAAAATTATCTGGTTCTCAGCACAAAATTTCAAGGTGTAAAATTACAGCAGATGTTGCAGACAACACCGCCATGGAAGCAAGGCTCGTAATACTGCTATTTTCAATTTCGTTCTCTCATTGAAATCAATCTCTCAATAATTGTATCATTCTTGAACGAACGCGAAATCTCTAAGCAGCAAGACACTTTTACAGAGTTACTTAGAATACCTAGCAGCTTTTCTCGCCAATATTGTTGTGCATCGTTCAGCAAATACTCTAGTTTGTACACGATTCGCTGTCTTCTTGCTGTCAAAACACTTGACGTGAGCTTTCAGTTCAACAACCAGTCATACCAGATTCGTGTTTTGAAGGCAAGGGTTTATCGCGTAACGCACCCTAAAGTTTGGCAGATTCACGCTTCTCAGGATGTTGAGTGCGAAGCTGGACCCCAAGAAGTTCTGGAGGATCCAGGCGTGTTGCGCCGTGCGGAACATGACCCAGACAAAGGTGACGCCGATGGCAAACCAGATGACCACGTGGTGTCGGATCTCCATGCTTTGCACGAAGCACGGAAACAACACGTTTGGCATCCTGCGCAGGCAATGAAGCACGTGTGGTGCTTGGTAGCGCTAGAGATTTCAAatgggaaaaaaaaagtggccttaTGCTGACCTCTCAAGACCACCTTGTACAAGCGTAGCCTAGTCACACGCGGAATACTTAGAGGTCAACGTGAAAGGGTTGCTTGTTTTAAGTAACAGGTAAAATGTTCGAAACTGAACAATATTACTGATTGGAGGAGATCCACATTGCTGAATTAGGTACCTGGTGCGCCTGCGTTCACACACGCGTTGGTGTGTACATCAAACTTGCTTTTTGGCACTGCCGAAGGGGATCACAGAGGTCACGTAAAAATAAGCCCATGCTTGAGATGAAATCCGCCAGGCGCCGCAACGTCGCCAAATTATCGAGAAAAAACCATCTGCTGTTTTGATTAACTCACTGAATTATTTTCATTACCTATCCTGAGTGTTCAATGGCACTTATATAAATAGAGATGCGCCCCGACGTCATATGTATCCGAAACAACTCTTGACCTAAGTATGAAGCGTCAATTTCGCAGCAGTTTTATTTTCTACCCCTTTTCTAAATATTCCAAAAACCGGAATTGCTGAAACGTAAGTGCACGAGAACAAAACAAGTGTCACTGGCTGGTTTTGCCACTGAATAAACGAGTACTCACATCATGTATCGGTTTAGCTTCTGATTCGCATCCGCAATTTCTATCATGTGTATCAAACCAGAAAGCTACAAATGATTTCATTACGCAAGCTCTTCAACATCACACATGACCTATAGTATAGCGGCATCCCCACCAAGGCGAGTGTCCGGAATCTCCTAAATAATCTACGCCATATATCGAAAGGATACCGCGAACCATAAATTACACGTCATGAAGCCTCAATAATTATTCTCTTCAGCAGCACAAAACATGTTTCTACCCAACGTTTTTATTGCTCATTCAAGCTGGGCATCATCAAACGATTCTTACCGCATACTGGCGTAGGGtatcaagaaagagagagaatcgAAGATGACGATTAGTGACATCATCGATCCCAAGGCGATGCAACCGATAAGGATGGGCCCTGCGTTGTAGAATGAAGTTAGTAATCATTTGGCGCGCATTGATAGTTTAAGCAAATACATCATTCGAGGCTGGAATGACAATGTACTTTTTAGGCAAACAATGTTAGCAGCGTTGCCCGTGGAATAAAAAAACATCTCAGAGGGTAGCTGGGTAAACAACTTTAATGAATAATGAAAGAAATATTTCAGGGAGTAGTGGGGAAGTAAAAGCAGGATGACGACGGTCCCTCGGGTCATCTTTGTGTATTCACCTAAGGCGCCTCGCTGCTGTACCAGCGAACTATGCACACTAACTACTGTACCACTAAGGCGGACAACAAATTTCACGttcattaataaaaaaataattatgagaagaagaaaagtgctTCCCCGTGTCATTCTATTTCAAAACCTGGGACATCGTGACGTTATATGACGTACGATAACGGCATATTATGACGTCTTCGTACGATATATTGCGCTACCCATGTTGACGCCCGCACTGACGCTCATTTTTCGCATTTGGTGGGGTATCTAAGGGTTCCGTCATCGAATACGAAAATATGGATCTACCCTTCACACAAGGGTTGACCGAGCAGCGTTTCAAAGCCCATTATGTGAGGCTCTACTGACACAGCTTATTGAAGAAGTAGTAGAGTACGAGCAGATTGACGGCCACCAACAGCAGGAACAGTGTGAGCAGGTTGCAGTCGACAGGACATTCGGCCAACGCGATCCCGCCGTCGAGCGCGTCATCAGGCGAAGGGAGAAAGTCGTCGGCAGAATTTGATGGTCGCGATCGAGAACCCCGATGGTGGTGATGGCACTCCGGGTCCATGTTTGATGCTAACTTGGCCGCAGCCGCAGAGCGCGAGGCCGTCAGGTCCATCACGAGTGACGTGGTTGATCCGGCAACCTCAAGCGGCACAGTGTCTTTGTCAGCGTCCTCCTTGTGACGCTGCTTCTCCTTCGGCTTGGTGCGTCGGTGCTGGGTCAGGTAGCTGTGAACAAGGCAGGCATGGTCACCCTCAAAACCTACAGCAGCCACAGTGTGATGGTGCACTGCAAGCTCaacgtacgagcgcgtcagttCAGTGAGGGCTTGTTGATGGGTGAGTTAGTAAAAATGTGACATCTTGTTTTTAACGTTAGAAAAACGAACGCGAGACAGATCACACGTCTATAGTCTGTTCTGTCATCTCTCTTGCGTTTGCTTCTTTCAGCGTCTAGAGTAAGATCACGTCAGGCATTGATGAACTCCCCCAGCGGCAAGTTGTCACTTAAGTGAAACTTACGTTGGCTGACTTTTTAAATCATAGTCCAGCCGTCTCTcatatatttgctttttttagtGCTGAAAAGATTTCGTTCAGTGTCTGGGTGTTCTTCATATAGATGTTTATGATCGATTCTTaacgaaaatttaaaaaaaatatatgcatgaATTTTCTCACTCAGGTTGATTGGAAAATCGAACATTAGTGACGCTTCAAGTCTGAACACATGATTGAATATTTATCTTAATATCACTAATCAACTATTTCGTTAGTTACACCAGCTTACTCAATCTAAGTTATGAAATGAGGCCCAGCAATCTTGTAAGAAACATACACTTGTAAAATATATTGAACTTAAGACCAAACATGAGACAAGCGATATCAAACTGGCAATGTTCTTTCTGTTAAATGTTTAACAAAACATATTTTTATGTATTCAAGGAAGTGACGCCAATACCTTTACCATAAACTTGGGGAACATACGTATTGACAGTGGTGGTATTCAGAGACTTTGCCACGTCAACGTTGTGGGATACATTTCATATTTACTCTTACATTGTGTGCCGCAAGTTAGTCAGCGAAAATGTTACTTGAGAAATAATAAAATATATATTTTGGTCTGTCGTGAAAATGAGGTAGCTTTTCGGAGTATAACCACGCACAATAATTGAATTGACTCCACATAACGCAGGGAATATTTAAATACGCCTTCATGAAAATGACACACCGCCTACGCCGTCAGAAGTAATGAGTTATTTTAATTCTCGACGAATTCAATTCAGGCAGCACAATTACCGGTTCATTTCTAGACTGCAAACCAGCTTGCGCCTTTCAAATATGCTTTGCGTGTAAATAACTAACACCCTTATGTAAACCAACACACCTATGACACGGGTGTTTTAGTTTTTCAAAATAACCCCTAAAGTAGAGTGTTAGAGATAGACCCGCAAATCACCCTTCAGGGTAGAAACTGGTTTACAGCGCACTTAACAATACCTCAACTTTGCGTACACGTATTCATCTCCGGCTTTATACCCCACTTCATGCGGCTGCTGTTCGACGGCTGAACAGGAGGGTGGCCGAAAGTTCGCACACCACCTTACCGTAGAATCGCATGAGATGGCGGAAGTTGAACTTTTGAATACTATGTACTTACTTGGCTAAGACCAGTGAGCAAGGATTTGGTGCTTTTATATTTAGCGTTTTTAAACGCAGATTACCGGCATATAGTAAAAGATGGTCAGCAAGCACTTCACTTGCGGAACCTTACAGCAACTTCCTGGTCCTCCCAGACCAGAGCGCACCCACGGTTACGGTGGAGCAAGCCATCAACCAGATGAGGGATGTGCCAACGACCGCGTTCACTTCCAGCATGTACAACTGAGCCGCGTCTCCACCCGAGTAAACCGTCTTGTTCCCGGAGACTGCTGGCACATCAGTGTTTTTCGGCTGCAAAAACAAAACTCCGCATTGACTCCCTCCACAAGAACGGAAAAAAACTAGTCCGTGCGGTGCATTGTAGACATGACTGAATTCCCTAGCTTTTACTAACACTAAGATAGTAATGTATTCTACCCTGCATGTAATGAAGAGCAATGTAAGCTAATGCGCATCCGGAATGTCCACGCCAATGAAAGTGTGAATGTCTATCAAGTCACTGAAAAAATGAAGAACCTGAAGACTGTTTTGCATAACAGATGCGATTCTCTCATTTGGTGACAAAAGTTGCGGGGGTGGCGGTGTAATGAAACAAATTAACATAGCTCAGACTCTTAGGCTTGTTGCGTTAAGCTGCCGTAGATTAACACTAATCATCTATTCTGCATAACATGGGCAAACTTTCATGAATAGTAGTAATTGGAAATGAAATAACTTCACCGCGATGACAAAAGGCGCATACCTCGAAGGATTCGACTGTGCCCAGACTTATGACGCCCAGTGTAATGTCTTGCGGCGGCACCGTGTGATTTTCTCCCGATGTGAAGTAGCCTGCATGGGGCTGCAcattatagaaaaaaaagaggataaCTGTTCACTCAGTTTATAGTGTACTTGAAAACAGCCAGGAGAATTACAAGCGAAACCCTGGCTTCACATTTGCTGTTATTTAccgatagagagagaaaaaaagcaatatgCTCTTGCAGGGTAATGCACACTCGTTCCGTGTCATAGGTCCGGGCATGACTGGGGAAACAACGTTACCTATTATTCACGACAGTTTCTGCCTCTGTAATCCTTTTCTCCGACATGCTGCGATCTCTCAGCGTTACGTAACCAAGTCGGTACGTTTTGTCCGATGAGTACAGAGCATGCCCACCTTGCGTTCAATGTCTCGAGCCACGATGAGGGAGTAAGCTTTCGCAGAGACTGCCTGTGCCAGAGAGTATTCGAAGGGGCACACCTTGTCCTTCAGCGGAAGCATGAGGAAGACGTGCTTTCCGGAGGCGCTGCCCAACTCAAGTTGGCAGCTCCGGTTGGCGTAACGGAATTCCACGCCGCGGAACACCACCTGGGTGAGATGAAGAGTGACTCGCATCATCATAGGCTTCAATAAGTGTACCATTATTCTGGAAAGTTAATAAGGAACCAGACTTTCTAATAAGACTAGTTTGAAGTAAACTAGAAAGTACGTTCTTTTAAAGCAAGACTACGGGAGACGCAGTCATGAATACAACTAGGAATTAATACGCTGAATATTGACGTACTCCAAAAACTTTTAGCATCTTTTATACCAGCGTGATTTCTTGGTGCCTTCGTACTTAGATATTATTGGGAAGACACGCTAACAGTAGTCGCATCGTACGCAACTCTCGTCTATGCGCATGGTGGTTCTTTCCTGTACACTCGGTCCCTGCTTCCTTATTTATCCGTCGGTATGACTCCTAGGCAACAATGCATTACGTTGTGTCGCAAAACAAGGCGCAATCATTGTCAAGACTCGTCGCGCCATGATATGCGACCTTTTCACGCATGTGGTGACAAGAAAACCAGAGCAATGCGAGTTCTCACAGCTAGCGAAATAAATGTGAATACTggcagtggcttttttttttctttttgtaactGCCTCTTTTATCCATCCTTGTTGCGAACCCCAAGACAATGTGCACGCACGCCCCGAGGAGACACTGTGCATGCATATTTATGTGTCACGTACTCCGAATTCCTCAGCTTCTTTCTCTCTATGTGCAGGATCATTCTCTTCGCACCTATTGGTGCTCCTTTGCTTCTACAGTCTTCGTAAGACGCATGCCTTCAGCTTTCTTTCACGTACTGCTTTTCATCCGGCTAGAACATGCGGCCACATTCCGGGTAGCTGTACGTTGCCGCTCTCTTGCACAACACTGATGCTACACCTTGACGTGTCTGCTTTTATATCACTATGCCCACTGATTAGACGGCCTGAGCAAGTTGGCCaatcacgatgcttgcttgctcTGGGGCTTGCTATGCTGGATTCTGAAGCACGCAGCTCAACTGCATGGTTCTTATAACGTAGACTGTTTTTGCACATGACGCTTGATAGTTTGTCACGCTAACTGAATTAGTGGTCACGTTGCCCGTGATGCAACGGACCTCCTTGAGAAACATCTATCGCACTTGCATTGGCAACGCCACAGTATACTCACGTCTTCTTTGCCGTATGGTGGTGGACGCCTAAATCGGCTAGACAGGAGAGTGCAGTAAGGGTGCACGGATCCTTCAGCGCTGCGGTAGATTAGCAGCCCAAAGTCAGGCTGACCGAAGTCCTGAAAATAAACACGCCCCCATCGGAAACTAGCAACGTGCGTTAGTTACGATGGTTTCAATTAGTGGGCTCGTTACATGCAGTGTGTAGCGTAAGAAGGGACCGTACGAAGTGCAGAGTAAGAAGATAATTCGCAGATTGTGAGTGCGGATCTCACCGGCAGAAGGGGTGCTTTTTGATTCACTTTAATTTCAATAGGTGCCATAAGTACTACACTACAACTAAAAAGGCAAATGATGCTTCCTATGTTTTGTTTGGCTTGAATGCACTTGAATACATTTCAGTCTAACCCGGGGTCCTTTTGACTAGTGCATAGCTGTATTTAACGGTACGGTAGCGGTGTGCAGAAATTCTTTAGGTGGTTCCACAACTGCCAAAAAAACTTGGGTGCTGTTTTTAAGATTTCTAAAGTAATCTAGCTACACTCAAGGTTTCAATATAACCCACAAGTGCAAGGTGGCATTAAGTCAATACCTTTTTCCCAATACGTTCTAGTGCGGTCAGAAGATAAAATGAATAACTTTAAATTTCTTCGTAATGAAACGCTTCTGTGCGTTTACTTTAGACGCGTTTGAAGACTTTCTTTTACTTCATTGTTCTATTTACTCTGCGCAGCAAAAGGCTGAATGATGTTGCTGAAGTCATTTCTAGCTCGCAGGTATAATAAGTACCTGGTGCCTTTTTCCTTCGCTATTAACCTGCTCTATCTTTATACGACAAATGATTTTCAAAAGCATCTTCTTAACATGCTTAAACATATTCGAAAAGGCCTGAACTGTGACATTGATTTATCGTTC is a genomic window containing:
- the LOC119172802 gene encoding uncharacterized protein LOC119172802; the protein is MKMMTKVDDGRGMRSSVAVVEAAFNVVTAPLKLRWSMTIRSHSHGTTTVASSLLQWLLLGVMLQSVVTEASSGVDSDFGQPDFGLLIYRSAEGSVHPYCTLLSSRFRRPPPYGKEDVVFRGVEFRYANRSCQLELGSASGKHVFLMLPLKDKVCPFEYSLAQAVSAKAYSLIVARDIERKPHAGYFTSGENHTVPPQDITLGVISLGTVESFEPKNTDVPAVSGNKTVYSGGDAAQLYMLEVNAVVGTSLIWLMACSTVTVGALWSGRTRKLLYLTQHRRTKPKEKQRHKEDADKDTVPLEVAGSTTSLVMDLTASRSAAAAKLASNMDPECHHHHRGSRSRPSNSADDFLPSPDDALDGGIALAECPVDCNLLTLFLLLVAVNLLVLYYFFNKLWPILIGCIALGSMMSLIVIFDSLSFLIPYASMRMPNVLFPCFVQSMEIRHHVVIWFAIGVTFVWVMFRTAQHAWILQNFLGSSFALNILRSVNLPNFRVITFISILMFFDDIFMVFITSLIMKDVSVMESVSRGVQDLPVLMRVPLFLTGDATACRDQSTVLGYGDIVIPGFTIAYCRSYDDIVKQRPWYFLLAIISYSACLVFTFYMGQIMDSGQPALLYLVPGVLLPVTLFAWCRGELKQFWNGDFVPKEDLMSPRIDVCVSSSEQFQTLQGRHLLYVSTPVFPWLAVPMPVSQKAYDTESN